Proteins encoded in a region of the Deefgea piscis genome:
- a CDS encoding flagellar basal body L-ring protein FlgH, whose amino-acid sequence MATLFKLIPLRSILAGLLLLNLAACVAPQSIVTQPISARPQQNVLTQSNNGAIFQVGTAKLLFEEPVARRIGDILIITIEENLSAVNSANSGANRSGTLSLGGSTSLPYMPGAIEKLLSGSADITSENTFAGKGQTNSSNTFKGTIAVTVVDVLANGNLVLGGEKQIAVNGQTSLIRFSGVVNPNDIKAGNTISSTRVADARIEQVGQGAIADANTMGWMQRAFMSIWPF is encoded by the coding sequence GTGGCAACATTGTTTAAATTGATTCCGCTTCGCAGCATTTTAGCTGGATTGCTGTTGTTGAATTTAGCGGCTTGCGTGGCGCCGCAATCGATTGTGACGCAACCGATTAGCGCGCGTCCGCAGCAAAATGTACTCACACAAAGCAATAATGGCGCAATTTTTCAAGTGGGAACGGCTAAATTGCTGTTTGAAGAGCCAGTTGCGCGCCGCATTGGCGATATTTTGATTATTACCATCGAAGAAAATTTATCTGCAGTTAACTCAGCCAATAGTGGCGCGAATCGCTCAGGTACTCTGTCATTGGGTGGTTCAACGAGTTTGCCGTATATGCCCGGGGCGATAGAAAAGCTATTGTCGGGTAGCGCAGATATCACCTCTGAAAACACCTTTGCTGGCAAAGGTCAAACCAATAGCAGTAATACATTTAAAGGCACAATCGCAGTCACCGTGGTTGATGTATTGGCCAATGGTAATTTAGTCTTAGGCGGTGAAAAGCAGATTGCCGTGAATGGCCAAACCAGCTTGATTCGTTTTTCAGGTGTGGTTAATCCAAACGATATAAAGGCAGGCAATACGATTTCATCGACTCGGGTCGCTGATGCGCGTATTGAGCAAGTTGGGCAGGGTGCGATTGCTGATGCCAACACCATGGGTTGGATGCAGCGTGCTTTTATGTCGATTTGGCCATTTTAA
- a CDS encoding flagellar basal body P-ring protein FlgI: MRHLLLVLLCCTSMLSMAEPLKQLASFAGVRNNQLVGYGLVVGLDGTGDQTTQTPFTVQSILNMLTNLGVQVPTGGNLQLKNVATVMVTATLPPFARPGQPLDVVVSSIGNAKSLRGGTLLMAPLKGADGQIYAMAQGNLIVAGAGAAAAGTSVQVNQLATGLVPAGATVERAVPTSLGNGEFVQLELLQTDFSTASRVVNAINGQIGAVATALDGRVIQVRAPQDPNQRVAFLARLETLDVTPAPSNPKVIINARTGSIVMNQAVTVDACAIAHGNLTVTILAENAVVQPNALAGGAAKRVENAEIQIETGKGPMVRVPKSTSLNQVVRALNAVGATPQDLLAILQAMKAAGALKATIEVI; the protein is encoded by the coding sequence ATGCGCCACTTATTGTTGGTTTTACTGTGTTGTACGTCGATGTTGAGTATGGCTGAGCCTTTAAAACAGCTCGCCAGCTTTGCCGGCGTACGAAATAATCAATTGGTGGGGTATGGCCTTGTGGTTGGCTTGGACGGTACCGGGGATCAAACCACCCAAACGCCGTTTACAGTGCAATCGATCTTAAACATGCTGACCAATCTTGGCGTGCAAGTGCCTACGGGGGGTAATTTACAGCTTAAAAACGTGGCTACGGTGATGGTTACGGCGACATTGCCACCCTTTGCGCGCCCGGGCCAGCCTTTGGATGTGGTGGTTTCTTCGATTGGTAATGCCAAAAGTTTGCGAGGTGGTACTTTATTAATGGCGCCGCTGAAAGGTGCTGACGGGCAAATTTATGCCATGGCACAAGGCAATTTGATTGTCGCAGGCGCTGGTGCTGCAGCGGCCGGGACCAGCGTGCAAGTGAATCAACTCGCAACAGGTTTGGTGCCGGCAGGGGCAACGGTGGAGCGTGCCGTTCCAACTTCTTTGGGGAATGGCGAGTTTGTCCAGCTAGAGTTATTGCAAACGGACTTTTCAACGGCAAGCCGAGTAGTGAATGCCATTAATGGCCAAATTGGCGCGGTGGCCACTGCGCTGGATGGGCGAGTCATTCAGGTGCGCGCACCGCAAGATCCAAATCAGCGCGTGGCTTTTTTGGCGAGGCTAGAAACGCTCGATGTCACGCCAGCGCCAAGCAATCCCAAAGTGATTATTAATGCTCGAACCGGCTCGATTGTGATGAATCAAGCGGTTACCGTGGATGCCTGTGCCATTGCGCATGGCAATTTAACGGTGACGATTTTGGCAGAAAATGCCGTGGTGCAACCCAATGCGCTCGCCGGTGGGGCGGCCAAACGGGTTGAAAATGCCGAGATTCAAATTGAAACCGGTAAAGGCCCGATGGTGCGAGTGCCAAAGTCGACTTCGCTCAATCAAGTGGTTAGGGCACTGAATGCCGTTGGGGCAACGCCACAAGATTTGTTGGCTATTTTGCAAGCAATGAAAGCGGCGGGCGCATTAAAGGCGACCATTGAAGTGATTTAA
- the flgJ gene encoding flagellar assembly peptidoglycan hydrolase FlgJ: MNSASNAIQNTLAIDPKAMNQLRVTNRADTAAGAKAIAQQFEALLMQQMLSSMRTAAPTDSMNDSSSVEMFRGMHDQQLTQMWANQGGLGLADVIMRQIQVQQNPALLQQPLRHGVNPLIDQGLDYRNVKTVPNAAVAAKTAAIPTDLADGARSSAADFIHKISAAAQSTASALGVAPHLLLAHAALETGWGKKTLNDAAGNDSFNLFGIKAGSSWKGKTVDVLTTEFVDGTAQKRVEKFRAYDSYQDAFADYASVMKRRFGDALEQGSDALGFGKALAKEGYATDPQYAQKFARVADSVVARLSAQNSRLGA; this comes from the coding sequence GTGAATTCAGCCAGTAATGCCATTCAAAACACCCTCGCGATTGATCCTAAAGCCATGAATCAATTGCGGGTGACCAATCGCGCCGACACGGCGGCGGGGGCCAAAGCGATTGCCCAGCAATTTGAGGCGCTGTTGATGCAGCAAATGTTGTCATCGATGCGTACTGCGGCACCCACCGATAGCATGAATGACAGCAGCAGCGTTGAGATGTTTCGTGGCATGCACGATCAGCAGCTCACGCAAATGTGGGCTAATCAGGGCGGCTTGGGTTTGGCCGATGTGATTATGCGTCAGATTCAAGTGCAGCAAAATCCTGCTTTATTACAACAACCCTTGCGCCATGGCGTCAATCCATTGATTGATCAGGGTTTGGATTATCGTAATGTGAAAACGGTTCCGAATGCAGCGGTCGCGGCAAAAACTGCCGCTATACCGACTGATCTTGCCGATGGCGCAAGGTCTAGTGCTGCTGACTTTATCCATAAAATCAGCGCCGCGGCGCAAAGTACTGCCAGTGCCTTGGGCGTGGCGCCACATTTATTGCTAGCGCATGCCGCGCTAGAAACGGGTTGGGGTAAAAAAACGCTGAACGACGCTGCCGGTAATGATTCATTTAATTTATTTGGCATTAAGGCGGGAAGTAGCTGGAAGGGAAAAACGGTTGATGTATTGACGACTGAGTTTGTCGATGGCACGGCACAAAAGAGGGTTGAAAAGTTTCGGGCTTACGATTCATATCAAGATGCATTTGCTGACTATGCCAGTGTAATGAAGCGGCGCTTTGGCGATGCTTTGGAGCAAGGTAGCGATGCGCTTGGCTTTGGTAAAGCTTTGGCCAAAGAGGGTTATGCCACTGATCCACAATATGCACAAAAATTCGCGCGTGTTGCTGACAGCGTGGTGGCGCGCTTAAGTGCTCAAAATTCAAGATTGGGCGCTTAA